One region of Caldimonas thermodepolymerans genomic DNA includes:
- a CDS encoding MlaC/ttg2D family ABC transporter substrate-binding protein — MNFRGFVAACLSGLLFVCASAGAQQQAPDALIEQVSKEVLETARNDPAIQAGDLQRITTLVEEKILPHVNFRRMTASAVGRYWRQATPEQRQRLEAEFKQLLMRTYAGALAQVRNQQVHMKPFRAAPEDKEVIVRTEVRGQGEPVQVDYRLEKTERGWKIYDVNVLGVWLVENYRSSFAQEIGQVGIDGLIQKLVERNKNAGSGQS; from the coding sequence ATGAACTTTCGAGGTTTTGTTGCCGCGTGTCTGTCGGGCCTGCTGTTCGTCTGTGCGAGTGCGGGCGCGCAGCAACAGGCGCCGGACGCGCTGATCGAGCAGGTGTCCAAGGAGGTGCTCGAGACGGCGCGCAACGACCCGGCCATCCAGGCTGGCGACCTGCAGCGCATCACGACGCTGGTCGAGGAGAAGATCCTGCCGCACGTGAACTTCCGTCGCATGACGGCTTCGGCGGTCGGCCGCTACTGGCGCCAGGCCACGCCCGAACAGCGCCAGCGCCTGGAAGCCGAGTTCAAGCAGCTGCTGATGCGCACCTACGCGGGGGCGCTGGCCCAGGTCCGCAACCAGCAGGTGCACATGAAGCCGTTCCGCGCCGCGCCGGAGGACAAGGAAGTCATCGTGCGCACCGAGGTGCGCGGCCAGGGCGAGCCGGTGCAGGTGGACTACCGCCTGGAGAAGACCGAGCGCGGCTGGAAGATCTACGACGTCAACGTGCTGGGCGTGTGGCTGGTCGAGAACTACCGCAGCAGCTTTGCCCAGGAGATCGGCCAGGTCGGCATCGACGGGCTGATCCAGAAGCTGGTCGAGCGCAACAAGAACGCCGGCAGCGGCCAGAGCTGA
- a CDS encoding glutamate synthase subunit beta, translating to MGKVTGFMEYERVEESYEPAPVRLKHYKEFVHGLKEDEARVQGARCMDCGIPFCNNGCPVNNVIPDFNDLVYRGEWQRAIEVLHSTNNFPEFTGRICPAPCEAACTLNFNDVAVGIKSIERAIIDRAWSEGWVQPQPPKARTGKKVAIVGSGPAGLAAAQQLARVGHDVTVFEKNDRVGGLLRYGIPDFKMEKSLIDRRIEQMKAEGVTFRTGVLVGRMPEGSRVTNLAKETVSAEQLQAEFDAVLLAGGAEQPRDLPVPGRELDGIHFAMEFLPQQNRVNAGDKLKDQIMATGKHVIVIGGGDTGSDCVGTSNRHGAKSVVQFELMPMPPEQENKLLTWPYWPYKLRTSSSHEEGCQREFAIATKEFIGENGRVTGVKTVRVEWKDGRMVEVPGSEQVLKADLVLLAMGFVSPVASVLDAFGVEKDARGNARASTDFMGGYQTSVDKVFAAGDMRRGQSLVVWAIREGRQAARAVDEYLTGRSDLPR from the coding sequence ATGGGAAAAGTCACTGGCTTCATGGAGTACGAGCGGGTCGAGGAGTCCTATGAACCCGCCCCGGTCCGGCTCAAGCACTACAAGGAATTCGTCCACGGCCTGAAGGAAGACGAGGCGCGCGTGCAGGGCGCGCGCTGCATGGACTGCGGCATCCCGTTCTGCAACAACGGCTGCCCGGTCAACAACGTCATCCCGGACTTCAACGACCTGGTCTACCGCGGCGAGTGGCAGCGCGCCATCGAGGTGCTGCACTCGACCAACAACTTCCCGGAGTTCACCGGCCGCATCTGCCCCGCGCCGTGCGAGGCGGCCTGCACGCTGAACTTCAACGACGTCGCGGTGGGCATCAAGTCGATCGAGCGCGCGATCATCGACCGCGCCTGGAGCGAGGGCTGGGTGCAGCCGCAGCCGCCCAAGGCCAGGACCGGCAAGAAGGTCGCCATCGTCGGCTCCGGCCCGGCCGGGCTGGCCGCGGCGCAGCAGCTGGCGCGCGTCGGCCACGACGTGACGGTGTTCGAGAAGAACGACCGCGTCGGTGGACTGCTGCGCTACGGCATCCCCGACTTCAAGATGGAGAAGTCGCTGATCGACCGCCGCATCGAGCAGATGAAGGCCGAAGGCGTGACCTTCCGCACCGGCGTGCTGGTCGGCCGCATGCCCGAGGGCTCCAGGGTCACCAACCTGGCCAAGGAAACCGTGTCCGCCGAGCAGCTGCAGGCCGAGTTCGACGCCGTGCTGCTCGCCGGTGGCGCCGAGCAGCCGCGCGACCTCCCGGTGCCGGGCCGCGAGCTGGACGGCATCCACTTCGCGATGGAGTTCCTGCCGCAGCAGAACCGCGTCAACGCCGGCGACAAGCTCAAGGACCAGATCATGGCCACCGGCAAGCACGTCATCGTCATCGGTGGCGGCGACACCGGCAGCGACTGCGTGGGCACCTCCAACCGCCACGGCGCCAAGAGCGTGGTGCAGTTCGAGCTGATGCCGATGCCGCCGGAACAGGAGAACAAGCTGCTGACCTGGCCGTATTGGCCGTACAAGCTGCGCACCTCGTCCAGCCACGAGGAAGGCTGCCAGCGCGAGTTCGCGATCGCGACCAAGGAGTTCATCGGCGAGAACGGCCGTGTCACCGGCGTGAAGACCGTGCGCGTCGAATGGAAGGACGGCCGCATGGTCGAGGTGCCCGGCTCCGAGCAGGTGCTCAAGGCCGACCTGGTGCTGCTGGCGATGGGCTTCGTCAGCCCCGTGGCCAGCGTGCTGGACGCCTTCGGCGTCGAGAAGGACGCCCGCGGCAACGCGCGCGCCAGCACCGACTTCATGGGCGGCTACCAGACCAGCGTCGACAAGGTCTTTGCCGCCGGCGACATGCGCCGCGGCCAGTCGTTGGTCGTGTGGGCAATCCGCGAGGGCCGGCAAGCCGCCCGCGCGGTCGACGAGTACCTGACGGGTCGCAGCGACCTGCCACGCTGA
- the tal gene encoding transaldolase encodes MTSLEALKQYTTVVADTGNFKQLAQFAPQDATTNPSLILKAVQQPDYQPLLAETVAAHRDEPLDQVIDRVLVRFGLEILKVVPGRVSTEVDARLSFDTAATIARAQRIMAMYEDAGIPRERVLIKIASTWEGIQAARALEHEGIHCNLTLLFSFCQAVACGEAGVQLISPFVGRIYDWYKRQAGSAWDEAANAGVNDPGVKSVTQIYNYYKHFGIETEVMGASFRNVGQILALAGCDLLTISPELLAQLQASNEPVTRRLDPEAARAASIKAVSYNEASFRYALNEDAMATEKLAEGIRLFAADAVKLEGLVQAL; translated from the coding sequence ATGACCTCACTCGAAGCGCTCAAGCAATACACCACCGTCGTTGCGGACACCGGCAACTTCAAGCAGCTTGCGCAGTTTGCGCCGCAGGACGCCACCACCAACCCGTCGCTGATCCTCAAGGCCGTCCAGCAGCCCGACTACCAGCCGCTGCTGGCCGAGACGGTCGCGGCCCATCGCGACGAGCCGCTGGACCAGGTCATCGACCGGGTGCTGGTGCGCTTCGGCCTGGAAATCCTCAAGGTGGTGCCCGGGCGGGTGTCCACCGAGGTCGACGCGCGGCTGAGCTTCGACACCGCCGCGACCATCGCGCGCGCGCAGCGCATCATGGCGATGTACGAGGACGCGGGCATCCCGCGCGAGCGCGTGCTGATCAAGATCGCCTCGACCTGGGAGGGCATCCAGGCCGCCCGCGCGCTGGAGCACGAAGGCATCCACTGCAACCTGACGCTGCTGTTCTCGTTCTGCCAGGCCGTGGCCTGCGGCGAGGCCGGCGTGCAGCTGATCTCGCCCTTCGTCGGCCGCATCTACGACTGGTACAAGAGGCAGGCCGGCAGTGCCTGGGACGAGGCGGCCAACGCGGGCGTCAACGACCCCGGCGTGAAGTCGGTGACCCAGATCTACAACTACTACAAGCACTTCGGCATCGAGACGGAGGTGATGGGCGCGAGCTTCCGCAACGTCGGGCAGATCCTGGCGTTGGCCGGCTGCGACCTGCTGACCATCAGTCCCGAGCTGCTGGCCCAGCTGCAGGCCAGCAACGAGCCGGTGACGCGCAGGCTCGACCCCGAGGCCGCCCGCGCGGCCAGCATCAAGGCGGTCTCGTACAACGAGGCCAGTTTCCGCTATGCACTGAACGAGGACGCGATGGCCACCGAGAAGCTGGCCGAGGGCATCCGGCTGTTCGCGGCGGACGCGGTCAAGCTCGAGGGCCTGGTGCAGGCCCTGTGA
- a CDS encoding STAS domain-containing protein codes for MLLLPERLTVHEANDTLRMLQQGLRGEPADRVVVDAGALAAFDSSALAVLLECQRIARASGRRFEVQQLPPKLRALAVLYGVAELLPEAVTP; via the coding sequence ATGCTGCTGCTGCCGGAACGCCTGACCGTCCACGAAGCCAACGACACCCTGCGCATGCTGCAGCAGGGGTTGCGCGGCGAACCGGCGGACCGCGTGGTCGTCGATGCCGGCGCCCTGGCCGCGTTCGATTCGTCGGCCCTGGCCGTGCTGCTGGAGTGCCAACGCATCGCCCGCGCGTCGGGCCGGCGCTTCGAGGTGCAGCAGCTGCCGCCCAAGCTGCGCGCGCTGGCGGTGCTCTACGGCGTCGCCGAGCTGCTGCCCGAGGCCGTCACGCCGTGA
- the mlaD gene encoding outer membrane lipid asymmetry maintenance protein MlaD has product MQKSRHDVWVGLFVLIGAAAVLFLALKAGNLVSFSFEPTYYVDARFDNIGGLKPRAPVKSAGVVVGRVHSITFDDKMYQARVRLELEQRYAFPKDTSAKILTSGLLGEQYIGLEPGAEETNLAAGDMITQTQSAVVLENLISQFLYNRAADAAPSGGSKP; this is encoded by the coding sequence ATGCAGAAATCTCGTCATGACGTGTGGGTCGGGCTGTTCGTGCTGATCGGCGCGGCCGCGGTGCTGTTTCTCGCGCTCAAGGCCGGCAACCTGGTCAGCTTCTCGTTCGAGCCCACCTACTACGTCGACGCCCGCTTCGACAACATCGGCGGGCTCAAGCCGCGCGCGCCGGTCAAGAGCGCCGGCGTGGTCGTGGGCCGGGTGCACTCGATCACCTTCGACGACAAGATGTACCAGGCGCGCGTGCGGCTGGAGCTGGAGCAGCGCTACGCGTTTCCCAAGGACACGTCGGCCAAGATCCTGACCTCGGGGCTGCTCGGCGAGCAGTACATCGGGCTGGAGCCGGGGGCCGAGGAAACCAACCTTGCCGCCGGCGACATGATCACGCAGACCCAGTCGGCCGTGGTGCTGGAGAACCTCATCAGCCAGTTCCTCTACAACCGCGCGGCCGACGCCGCACCTTCTGGAGGGAGCAAGCCGTGA
- a CDS encoding MurR/RpiR family transcriptional regulator yields MLDRIRASMPALPPAEQRVAKLVLADPRSFASLPVAELAERAHVSKPTVVRFCRSVGYDGLADFKLKLAGSVNEGVPFVHRAVDEDDKPADLIVKVIDNAISALLKFRNDAASHAFERALDALATAGREGRRIEFYGVGNSGIVAQDAQHKFFRLGVNAVACSDGHVQVMSATMLRSGDCVVVISNSGRSRDLLDATEIARKKGATTVAITASGSPLAQKAHILLAADHPEDYDRYSPMVSRLLHLTIIDILTTGVALRMGEELRPMLQEIKRNLRLKRYSDAQ; encoded by the coding sequence ATGCTGGACCGCATCCGGGCCTCGATGCCCGCCCTGCCCCCGGCCGAGCAGCGGGTGGCCAAGCTGGTGCTGGCCGACCCGCGCAGCTTTGCCAGCCTGCCGGTGGCCGAGCTGGCCGAGCGCGCCCATGTGAGCAAGCCGACCGTGGTGCGCTTCTGCCGCAGCGTGGGCTACGACGGCCTGGCCGACTTCAAGCTCAAGCTCGCCGGCAGCGTCAACGAAGGCGTGCCCTTCGTGCACCGCGCGGTCGACGAGGACGACAAGCCGGCCGACCTGATCGTCAAGGTCATCGACAACGCGATTTCGGCGCTGCTGAAGTTCCGCAACGATGCCGCCAGCCATGCCTTCGAGCGTGCGCTGGACGCGCTGGCGACGGCAGGTCGCGAAGGGCGGCGCATCGAGTTCTACGGGGTCGGCAATTCCGGCATCGTCGCGCAGGACGCGCAGCACAAGTTCTTCCGCCTGGGCGTCAATGCGGTGGCATGCAGCGACGGCCATGTGCAGGTCATGAGCGCGACCATGCTCAGGTCCGGCGACTGCGTGGTGGTGATCTCGAACTCGGGCCGCAGCCGCGACCTGCTCGATGCCACCGAGATCGCGCGCAAGAAGGGCGCAACCACCGTCGCCATCACCGCGAGCGGCTCGCCGCTGGCGCAGAAGGCGCACATCCTGCTCGCCGCGGACCACCCCGAGGACTACGACCGCTACAGCCCGATGGTCTCGCGGCTGCTGCACCTGACCATCATCGACATCCTGACCACCGGCGTCGCGCTGCGCATGGGAGAGGAACTGCGACCGATGCTGCAGGAGATCAAGCGCAACCTGCGGCTCAAGCGCTACAGCGACGCGCAGTGA
- the pgi gene encoding glucose-6-phosphate isomerase: MIDAPRCDRTTAWVALQGHYEAHGRDFDLREAFARDPGRFDTFAFEAPEIRADLSKNHIDLATLRLLLELARECRLPERRDAMLAGEPVNHTEGRAVLHTALRAPKGQGPYSEQVHGVLERMLAFAEQVRDTARSGIRHVVNIGIGGSDLGPQMAVPALDAFVHPGLQFHFVSNVDGHDIAPVLRRLKPQETLFIVASKTFTTQETMANAHVARQWFLQHGGTDLARHFVATTTNVQAAAEFGITTTFGFWDWVGGRYSMWSAIGLPIALAIGADHFRALLAGAHAMDRHFAEAPLERNLPVILGLLDVWYRNFHRYTSRSIAPYHQGLKRLPAYLQQLEMESNGKRVDLDGEPLPYGTAPVVWGEPGTNGQHAYFQMLHQGTDVIPVEFILVRHPTHGHADLHAKLLANGLAQAQALMLGKTTEQALGEKAPTASAMLDAAIIARHRTFPGNRPSTTLLLEQLTPRSLGALIALYEHRVFTSGALWRINSFDQWGVELGKALCNDLLPRLASKDTSGLDASTAGLLRWLTA, from the coding sequence ATGATCGACGCACCGCGCTGCGACCGCACCACGGCGTGGGTGGCCCTGCAAGGCCACTACGAAGCGCATGGACGGGACTTCGACCTGCGCGAGGCCTTCGCCCGGGATCCGGGGCGCTTCGACACCTTCGCGTTCGAGGCGCCGGAGATCCGCGCCGACCTGTCGAAGAACCACATCGACCTCGCCACGCTGCGGCTGCTGCTCGAGCTGGCGCGCGAGTGCCGGCTGCCCGAGCGGCGCGACGCGATGCTGGCCGGCGAGCCGGTCAACCACACCGAGGGGCGCGCCGTGCTGCACACCGCGCTGCGCGCGCCCAAGGGGCAAGGCCCGTACAGCGAGCAGGTGCACGGCGTGCTCGAGCGCATGCTGGCGTTCGCCGAGCAGGTGCGCGACACCGCGCGCAGCGGCATCCGCCACGTGGTGAACATCGGCATCGGCGGCTCGGACCTGGGGCCGCAGATGGCGGTGCCGGCGCTGGATGCGTTCGTGCACCCGGGGTTGCAGTTCCACTTCGTCTCCAACGTCGACGGGCACGACATCGCGCCCGTGCTGCGGCGCCTCAAGCCCCAGGAGACGCTGTTCATCGTCGCCTCCAAGACCTTCACGACGCAGGAGACCATGGCCAACGCGCATGTGGCGCGGCAGTGGTTCCTGCAGCACGGTGGCACCGACCTCGCGCGGCACTTCGTCGCCACGACCACCAACGTGCAGGCGGCGGCCGAGTTCGGCATCACGACCACCTTCGGCTTCTGGGACTGGGTCGGCGGCCGCTACTCGATGTGGTCGGCCATCGGGCTGCCGATCGCACTGGCCATCGGGGCCGACCACTTCCGGGCGCTGCTGGCCGGCGCGCATGCGATGGACCGGCATTTCGCCGAGGCGCCGCTGGAGCGCAACCTGCCGGTGATCCTCGGGCTGCTGGACGTCTGGTACCGCAACTTCCACCGCTACACCAGCCGCAGCATCGCGCCGTACCACCAGGGGCTCAAGCGCCTGCCGGCCTACCTGCAGCAGCTGGAGATGGAGTCCAACGGCAAGCGCGTGGACCTCGACGGCGAGCCGCTGCCGTACGGGACCGCGCCGGTGGTCTGGGGCGAGCCCGGCACCAATGGCCAGCATGCCTACTTCCAGATGCTGCACCAGGGCACGGACGTGATCCCGGTGGAGTTCATCCTGGTGCGGCACCCCACGCACGGCCATGCCGACCTGCACGCCAAGCTGCTGGCCAACGGGCTGGCGCAGGCCCAGGCGCTGATGCTGGGCAAGACCACCGAGCAGGCGCTGGGCGAGAAGGCGCCGACCGCGTCGGCCATGCTCGATGCGGCGATCATCGCGCGCCATCGCACCTTCCCCGGCAACCGCCCGAGCACCACCTTGCTGCTGGAACAGCTCACGCCGCGCAGCCTGGGCGCGCTGATCGCGCTGTACGAGCACCGCGTGTTCACCAGCGGCGCGCTGTGGCGCATCAACAGCTTCGACCAGTGGGGCGTGGAGCTGGGCAAGGCCTTGTGCAACGACCTGCTGCCGCGCCTGGCCTCGAAGGACACCAGCGGCCTGGACGCGTCCACCGCCGGGCTGCTGCGCTGGCTGACCGCATGA
- a CDS encoding ABC transporter ATP-binding protein, protein MSSPVTEVAADVPPLVELRGVTFGYGERRILEDISLVVPRGKVVALMGASGGGKTTVLRLIGRQVSPQAGQVLFDGADINQMDADALFAARRRMGMLFQFGALFTDLSVFDNVAFPLREHARLPESMIRDLVLMKLNAVGLRGARDLMPSEISGGMARRVALARAIALDPDLIMYDEPFAGLDPISMGVAARLIRQLNDTLGVTSIVVSHDVDETFLIADHVVFLANGRIAAQGTPAEMRASTDPLVRQFVDAQADGPVRFHYPAAPVAEDFRVGG, encoded by the coding sequence ATGTCGTCTCCCGTTACCGAAGTCGCTGCTGACGTCCCGCCGCTGGTCGAGCTGCGCGGGGTCACGTTCGGTTATGGCGAGCGGCGCATCCTCGAAGACATCAGCCTGGTCGTGCCGCGCGGCAAGGTGGTGGCGCTGATGGGCGCCTCGGGCGGCGGCAAGACCACGGTGCTGCGGCTGATCGGCCGCCAGGTCTCGCCGCAGGCGGGGCAGGTGCTGTTCGACGGGGCCGACATCAACCAGATGGACGCCGACGCGCTGTTCGCGGCGCGGCGCCGCATGGGCATGCTGTTCCAGTTCGGTGCACTGTTCACCGACCTGTCGGTGTTCGACAACGTCGCGTTCCCGTTGCGCGAGCACGCCAGGCTGCCGGAAAGCATGATCCGCGACCTGGTGCTGATGAAGCTGAATGCGGTCGGCCTGCGCGGCGCGCGCGACCTGATGCCCAGCGAGATCTCGGGCGGCATGGCGCGCCGCGTGGCGCTGGCGCGCGCGATTGCGCTCGATCCGGACCTGATCATGTACGACGAGCCCTTCGCGGGGCTGGACCCGATCTCCATGGGCGTGGCCGCGCGCCTCATCCGCCAGCTCAACGACACGCTGGGCGTGACCAGCATCGTGGTCTCGCACGACGTGGACGAGACCTTCCTGATCGCCGACCACGTCGTCTTCCTCGCCAACGGCCGCATTGCCGCGCAAGGCACGCCGGCCGAGATGCGTGCCTCGACCGATCCGCTGGTGCGCCAGTTCGTCGATGCCCAGGCCGACGGCCCGGTGCGCTTCCATTACCCGGCCGCCCCGGTGGCCGAAGACTTCCGCGTGGGGGGGTGA
- the zwf gene encoding glucose-6-phosphate dehydrogenase produces MSFDLVFFGGTGDLTWRKLMPALFQAFRHGKLPPNGRILAVARDDHSDERYRAWLKERFQEVDTPKRPTDEEFARFAELIFYRRVDLSQPAHYQALKSWLAERNADTAVLYLATSPHLFPVICEQLGAAGLNGPHVRVVLEKPLGHDLRSAQEINRVVRSVFTENQAFRIDHYLGKPSVQNLMALRFGNALFEPLWRRECIANIQITLAESIGVGTRGDFYDRTGALRDMIQNHALQLLTMIAMEPPSSSDADAIRDEKLKVLRSLKPFTPESVARDVVRGQYRAGTVDGQPVPGYLEEAKVPPNSRCETFVALRTEVQNWRWAGVPFYLRTGKRLAARDAQIVVNFRPTPHSIFPGINQPNKLVIKLQPEDGLELHLLAAKGTDGQHETLSPVFLDLDFDKAFPTDRVGAYERLLLDAIAGRLNLFVRSDEQEQAWRWVEPILEAWRRDDSGLRSYKAGSWGPPAASALVARDGFTWPEEQ; encoded by the coding sequence ATGTCCTTCGATCTGGTGTTCTTCGGCGGCACGGGCGACCTCACCTGGCGCAAGCTGATGCCGGCGCTGTTCCAGGCCTTCCGGCATGGCAAGCTGCCGCCGAACGGCCGCATCCTGGCGGTCGCACGCGACGACCATTCCGACGAACGCTACCGCGCCTGGCTGAAGGAGCGCTTCCAGGAAGTCGACACGCCCAAGCGTCCGACCGACGAGGAATTCGCACGCTTCGCCGAGCTGATCTTCTACCGGCGCGTGGACCTGTCGCAGCCGGCGCACTACCAGGCGCTGAAGTCCTGGCTGGCCGAACGCAACGCGGACACCGCCGTGCTGTACCTCGCCACCAGCCCGCACCTGTTCCCGGTGATCTGCGAGCAGCTCGGCGCCGCAGGCCTGAACGGCCCGCACGTGCGCGTGGTGCTGGAAAAGCCCCTCGGCCACGACCTCAGGAGCGCGCAGGAGATCAACCGCGTGGTGCGCTCGGTGTTCACCGAGAACCAGGCGTTCCGCATCGACCACTACCTCGGCAAGCCGTCGGTGCAGAACCTGATGGCGCTGCGCTTCGGCAACGCGCTGTTCGAGCCGCTGTGGCGACGCGAGTGCATCGCCAACATCCAGATCACGCTGGCCGAGAGCATCGGCGTGGGCACCCGCGGCGACTTCTACGACCGCACCGGCGCGCTGCGCGACATGATCCAGAACCATGCGCTGCAGCTGCTCACCATGATCGCGATGGAGCCGCCGTCGAGCAGCGACGCCGACGCGATCCGCGACGAGAAGCTCAAGGTGCTGCGCTCGCTCAAGCCCTTCACGCCGGAGAGCGTCGCACGCGACGTGGTGCGCGGCCAGTACCGCGCCGGCACGGTGGACGGCCAACCGGTGCCGGGCTACCTGGAGGAGGCCAAGGTGCCGCCGAACAGCCGCTGCGAGACCTTCGTCGCGCTGCGCACCGAGGTGCAGAACTGGCGGTGGGCCGGCGTGCCCTTCTACCTGCGCACCGGCAAGCGCCTGGCCGCGCGCGACGCGCAGATCGTGGTCAACTTCCGTCCCACGCCGCACAGCATCTTCCCGGGCATCAACCAGCCCAACAAGCTGGTCATCAAGCTGCAGCCCGAGGACGGCCTGGAGCTGCACCTGCTGGCGGCCAAGGGCACCGACGGGCAGCACGAGACGCTGTCGCCGGTGTTCCTCGACCTGGACTTCGACAAGGCCTTCCCGACCGACCGCGTCGGTGCCTACGAACGCCTGCTGCTCGATGCGATCGCCGGGCGGCTCAACCTGTTCGTGCGCTCCGACGAGCAGGAGCAGGCCTGGCGCTGGGTGGAGCCCATCCTCGAGGCCTGGCGCCGCGACGACAGCGGGCTGCGCAGCTACAAGGCCGGCAGCTGGGGCCCGCCGGCGGCCAGCGCGCTGGTGGCCCGCGACGGATTCACCTGGCCCGAGGAACAGTAG
- the mlaE gene encoding lipid asymmetry maintenance ABC transporter permease subunit MlaE: MLGWLHPARVGQAVRLKLQDVGWSARLLLRLLASGSKTFRRGGLVVDQLHFLGNYSLAIITVSGLFVGFVLGLQGYYTLQRYGSSEALGLLVALALVRELGPVVSALLFAGRAGTSLTAEIGLMKAGEQLAAMEMMAVDPVQRVLAPRFWAGVIAMPLLAAVFSAVGIIGGWVVGVLMIGVDEGAFWSQMQGGVDVWADVGNGIIKSFVFGVTVTFVALLQGYASKPTPEGVSRATTRTVVMASLAVLGLDFVLTALMFSI, translated from the coding sequence ATGCTGGGATGGCTGCATCCGGCACGCGTCGGGCAGGCCGTGCGCCTGAAGCTGCAGGACGTCGGCTGGTCGGCCCGGCTGCTGCTGCGCCTGCTGGCCTCGGGCAGCAAGACGTTCCGCCGTGGCGGCCTGGTGGTCGACCAGCTCCACTTCCTGGGCAACTATTCGCTGGCCATCATCACCGTCTCCGGGCTGTTCGTCGGCTTCGTGCTGGGCCTGCAGGGCTACTACACGCTGCAGCGCTACGGCTCGTCCGAGGCGCTGGGGCTGCTGGTCGCGCTGGCGCTGGTGCGCGAGCTCGGGCCGGTGGTCAGTGCGCTGCTGTTCGCCGGCCGGGCCGGCACGTCGCTGACCGCCGAGATCGGCCTGATGAAGGCGGGCGAGCAGCTCGCCGCGATGGAAATGATGGCGGTCGATCCGGTGCAGCGCGTGCTGGCGCCGCGCTTCTGGGCCGGCGTGATCGCGATGCCCCTGCTGGCGGCGGTGTTCAGCGCCGTGGGCATCATCGGCGGCTGGGTCGTCGGCGTGCTGATGATCGGCGTCGACGAGGGTGCCTTCTGGTCGCAGATGCAGGGCGGCGTGGACGTGTGGGCCGATGTCGGCAACGGCATCATCAAGAGTTTCGTGTTCGGAGTGACCGTCACCTTCGTGGCCCTGCTGCAGGGCTACGCCAGCAAACCGACGCCCGAAGGCGTCTCGCGCGCGACGACGCGCACGGTGGTGATGGCCTCGCTGGCAGTGCTGGGGCTGGATTTCGTGCTCACCGCGCTGATGTTTTCTATCTAG
- a CDS encoding VacJ family lipoprotein, translating into MRHPPRSALKGVAVAVLAAGLAGCASTPGDPRDPLEPMNRKIFAFNEAVDRAVLKPVATTYRDVVPRPVRTGVSNFFSNIGDAWSAINAFLQFKAEAGLRNTMRVAVNTVLGLGGLLDIATEAGLDPHPEDFGQTLGHWGIGAGPYLVLPFLGPSTLRDTAALPVDLKATAYPFRHDTQTLYGLAGLRVVDLRHRALGVTDVIDDAALDSYLFVRDGFLQRRRNQVYDGNPPDEGGDEDDYYYDEEEDDQAGDDAGAAAPAGAPAAEPKPPASVSND; encoded by the coding sequence ATGCGACACCCCCCCCGGTCGGCCCTCAAGGGCGTGGCCGTCGCGGTGCTGGCGGCCGGCCTGGCCGGTTGTGCCAGCACGCCGGGCGATCCGCGCGACCCGCTGGAGCCGATGAACCGCAAGATCTTCGCGTTCAACGAGGCGGTCGACCGGGCGGTGCTGAAGCCGGTGGCCACCACCTACCGCGACGTGGTGCCGCGCCCGGTGCGCACGGGCGTGTCCAACTTCTTCTCCAACATCGGCGACGCCTGGTCGGCGATCAACGCGTTCCTGCAGTTCAAGGCCGAAGCCGGACTGCGCAACACGATGCGCGTGGCGGTGAACACGGTGCTCGGCCTGGGTGGCCTGCTGGACATCGCCACCGAGGCCGGGCTCGACCCGCATCCGGAGGACTTCGGCCAGACGCTGGGGCACTGGGGCATCGGCGCCGGGCCGTACCTCGTGCTGCCGTTCCTCGGCCCCTCGACGCTGCGCGACACGGCCGCGCTGCCGGTGGACCTGAAGGCCACGGCCTATCCGTTCCGCCATGACACGCAGACGCTGTACGGACTCGCCGGGCTGCGCGTGGTCGACCTGCGCCATCGTGCCCTCGGCGTGACGGACGTGATCGACGATGCGGCGCTGGACTCCTACCTGTTCGTGCGCGACGGCTTCCTGCAACGCCGGCGCAACCAGGTCTACGACGGCAACCCGCCGGACGAGGGCGGGGATGAGGACGACTACTACTACGACGAAGAAGAAGACGACCAGGCGGGTGACGACGCCGGGGCTGCCGCACCCGCCGGGGCGCCGGCCGCTGAACCAAAGCCGCCCGCCTCGGTCTCAAACGACTGA